From a single Anaerolineaceae bacterium oral taxon 439 genomic region:
- a CDS encoding alpha-glucan phosphorylase gives MSLAKFNKDMPVAAALPKRIERLNDLAYNLWWAWNPDAVDLFKQIDPVIWNSVTHSPIEMLKRTSRAVFNQKANDKEFIAAYDAVLAAFDAYMTRKDTWFATHYPNIQDKTISYFSFEFGLHESIPAYAGGLGILAGDHLKESSDMGLPLVAIGFIYNEGYFVQKITEDGWQETSNFHLDFSSLPMIPLTDEKGKNIIVSVSLPGRDIYARAWMMQVGRVPLYLLDTSIDENSPYDRQLTAKLYTSDLETRISQEILLGIGGVRLLRRLGYNPTVWHMNEGHAAFLALERCREYVKGGKSFDEAVELVRKGNVFTTHTPVPAGNDKFPVWLIEKYFNQYWAELELSRDKFIDLAREASPYGDQFTMPILALKLSERSNGVSELHGEVSRSMWHFLWKDKRVEEVPITSITNGVHTFSWTSRRMGLLFDKYLGKEWRENPDHPDVWAKVDEIPNEELWAVKRHQKRKLARFVNDRARAQWLAGSIHPIQTLAAGVLLDSDALTIGFARRFPTYKRGNLILRDYERLLRLINDVHCPIQIIFSGKAHPADEPGKLIVQQIYRAIKDHRMGGRMVFVENYDMDIARHLVQGVDVWMNTPRRPNEASGTSGMKAAMNGGLNFSILDGWWHEGYNGSNGWAIGTDATFDSNERQDEVDALSLYETLEDKIVPMFYENRDENGIPAGWMTMVKNAIRTLSPEFSMRRMVSEYANRMYLPSISEQQ, from the coding sequence ATGAGCTTAGCGAAATTTAATAAGGACATGCCGGTAGCGGCGGCTCTTCCGAAGCGAATCGAGCGACTGAACGATTTAGCCTATAACCTGTGGTGGGCATGGAATCCGGACGCGGTCGACCTGTTCAAGCAGATCGATCCGGTTATCTGGAATTCGGTGACGCATAGTCCGATCGAGATGCTGAAACGGACGTCGCGCGCCGTTTTCAACCAGAAAGCCAACGATAAAGAATTTATCGCAGCTTACGACGCTGTGCTCGCTGCCTTCGACGCGTATATGACCCGGAAAGATACCTGGTTCGCGACGCATTATCCGAATATCCAGGACAAAACGATCAGCTACTTCTCGTTTGAATTCGGGCTGCATGAATCGATTCCGGCGTATGCCGGCGGGCTGGGGATTTTAGCGGGGGACCACCTGAAGGAATCCAGCGATATGGGACTGCCGCTGGTCGCGATCGGGTTTATTTACAACGAGGGCTATTTCGTCCAGAAAATTACCGAGGACGGCTGGCAGGAGACGTCGAATTTTCATCTCGATTTCTCGAGTCTGCCGATGATCCCGCTGACGGACGAAAAGGGGAAGAACATTATCGTTTCCGTTTCGCTCCCGGGCCGCGATATTTACGCGCGCGCCTGGATGATGCAGGTCGGGCGGGTTCCGCTTTATCTTCTCGACACGTCGATCGATGAAAACTCGCCGTACGACCGGCAGCTGACCGCAAAGCTATATACGTCGGACCTGGAAACGCGGATTTCGCAGGAGATTCTTCTCGGGATCGGCGGCGTGCGGCTGCTGCGCAGGCTTGGGTACAACCCGACCGTCTGGCATATGAACGAAGGCCATGCGGCGTTCCTGGCGCTGGAACGCTGCCGCGAGTACGTTAAGGGCGGGAAGAGCTTCGACGAAGCCGTCGAACTCGTCCGCAAGGGCAACGTTTTCACGACGCATACGCCGGTCCCGGCAGGGAACGACAAGTTCCCGGTCTGGTTGATTGAAAAATACTTTAATCAATACTGGGCGGAACTGGAGCTGAGCCGCGATAAGTTTATCGATCTGGCGCGCGAAGCCAGTCCGTACGGCGATCAGTTCACGATGCCGATTTTAGCGCTCAAACTCTCCGAACGCTCGAACGGCGTTTCCGAGCTTCATGGCGAGGTCTCCCGATCCATGTGGCATTTCTTATGGAAGGACAAGCGCGTCGAGGAGGTTCCGATTACCTCGATCACGAACGGCGTCCATACGTTCAGCTGGACATCGCGGCGGATGGGGCTGCTCTTTGATAAATATTTAGGGAAAGAATGGCGCGAGAATCCGGATCATCCTGACGTCTGGGCGAAGGTTGACGAAATCCCGAACGAGGAACTCTGGGCCGTCAAGCGGCACCAGAAACGCAAGCTGGCCCGGTTTGTTAACGACCGCGCCCGGGCGCAGTGGCTCGCGGGATCGATCCATCCCATCCAGACGCTGGCCGCCGGCGTTCTTCTCGATTCTGACGCGCTGACGATCGGATTCGCGCGCCGGTTCCCGACGTATAAGCGCGGGAACCTGATCTTACGCGATTATGAACGGCTGCTGCGATTGATTAATGATGTTCATTGCCCGATTCAGATTATTTTTTCCGGCAAGGCGCATCCCGCCGACGAGCCGGGAAAGCTCATCGTCCAGCAGATTTACCGGGCGATCAAGGATCATCGTATGGGCGGGCGCATGGTTTTCGTCGAAAACTATGATATGGATATCGCGCGGCACCTGGTTCAGGGCGTCGACGTATGGATGAATACGCCGCGGCGTCCGAACGAGGCGTCGGGAACGTCCGGGATGAAGGCGGCGATGAACGGCGGGCTGAACTTCTCGATCCTCGACGGCTGGTGGCACGAGGGCTACAACGGAAGTAACGGCTGGGCGATCGGCACGGACGCGACGTTTGATTCGAACGAACGTCAGGATGAGGTCGACGCGCTGAGCCTGTACGAGACGCTGGAAGACAAGATCGTCCCGATGTTCTACGAGAACCGGGATGAAAACGGGATCCCGGCCGGATGGATGACGATGGTGAAGAACGCGATCCGAACGCTGTCTCCTGAATTTTCGATGCGCCGGATGGTCAGCGAGTATGCGAACCGGATGTACCTGCCGTCGATTTCAGAGCAGCAATAA
- a CDS encoding nucleoside triphosphate pyrophosphohydrolase, whose product MKMKRDKIMTFMDSMPTGIIVLDWRKLSDAYHLPVPPTITVWIRAPKDAARLAGILKTEYPGDHPLKFLDEDGVAMGGTTVDGLADSAILLESCAAVDIPPLPANHGFENFQDIVATLRSPGGCPWDREQTHQSIRDDFLQEAYELIDGLDRLDLEMIREELGDILLHVVMQAQMAAADGEFTMGDVIDGISEKMIFRHQHIFNRQETLTSDEVVDRWEKLKKAEREKKRKRQGLLDGISIAMPALSMAFGYQKRAARAGFDWDSVDGVWDKLAEEIAEFKAAATDEARSAEFGDILFTLVNLARRLKIDPETALRSTNRRFYDRFRYIEKRAEAQGKTVFDLTLAEMDALWEERKACEEG is encoded by the coding sequence ATGAAAATGAAACGAGATAAAATCATGACTTTTATGGATTCGATGCCGACGGGGATCATCGTTCTGGATTGGAGAAAACTAAGCGACGCGTATCATCTCCCCGTACCGCCGACGATAACAGTTTGGATACGCGCTCCGAAGGACGCGGCGCGCTTAGCCGGGATCTTGAAAACGGAATACCCGGGCGATCATCCGCTGAAATTCCTGGATGAGGACGGCGTGGCGATGGGCGGAACGACGGTCGACGGTTTGGCTGACAGCGCGATTTTGCTTGAGAGCTGCGCCGCGGTCGATATTCCGCCGCTTCCCGCTAATCACGGGTTTGAGAATTTTCAGGACATTGTCGCGACGCTGCGTTCGCCGGGCGGCTGCCCCTGGGACCGGGAGCAGACGCATCAGTCGATCCGGGACGATTTCCTTCAGGAGGCGTACGAACTGATCGACGGTCTCGACCGTCTCGATCTGGAAATGATCCGCGAGGAACTCGGCGATATCCTGCTGCATGTCGTCATGCAGGCGCAGATGGCGGCCGCGGACGGCGAGTTCACGATGGGGGACGTCATCGACGGGATCAGCGAGAAAATGATCTTCCGCCATCAGCATATTTTTAACCGGCAGGAAACGCTGACGTCGGACGAGGTTGTCGATCGTTGGGAAAAGCTGAAAAAAGCGGAACGGGAAAAGAAGCGGAAACGGCAGGGGCTTCTCGACGGAATTTCGATCGCGATGCCGGCGCTGTCGATGGCGTTCGGGTATCAGAAACGGGCCGCGCGCGCCGGGTTCGACTGGGATTCGGTCGACGGCGTCTGGGATAAGCTCGCGGAGGAGATCGCTGAATTTAAGGCGGCCGCGACGGACGAAGCGCGGAGCGCGGAATTCGGCGATATCCTGTTTACGCTGGTCAACCTGGCCCGGCGGCTGAAGATCGATCCGGAAACGGCGCTGCGTTCGACGAACCGCCGCTTTTACGACCGGTTCCGTTATATTGAAAAGCGGGCGGAGGCGCAGGGAAAGACCGTTTTTGACCTGACGCTCGCGGAAATGGACGCGCTCTGGGAAGAGCGGAAAGCCTGTGAAGAAGGCTGA
- a CDS encoding N-acetylglucosamine-6-phosphate deacetylase has product MNKLLITNARIYTPLHPVFTGWLLAEDKKIFSFSKGQPSAELAAAADRTIDAGGKALLPGFIDIHTHGGLGYCTMDADPVRLRAIAERNAQHGVTGFLPTTLTARYKPTVAAIEAATSMIGERGKGAKVFGVHLEGPYFNLAKAGAQDPDSIRRADPKEVRDFIRAGKIRLIAMAPEYPENLAAGDIFASEGITVSAGHTDSNYVHLVEAAKHGFSLVTHLFNGMKAFSHREPGTIGGALTLDDYTVEMICDNVHSHPAAQNLAYRAKGSRGIILITDCIRPSGLPDGSYPFTDTVNVTVSENGTNLRLPGGNLAGSALTMDRALRNFSANTGASLDEIWRCSSLNAAIKIGVSGETGSIEKGKLADLVLMTDEFDVTHTIIDGQVVYER; this is encoded by the coding sequence ATGAATAAACTTTTAATTACGAATGCGCGGATTTATACTCCGCTGCACCCTGTTTTTACCGGCTGGTTACTCGCCGAGGATAAAAAAATCTTTTCATTCAGCAAGGGTCAGCCGAGCGCTGAGCTGGCCGCGGCGGCCGATCGGACGATCGACGCCGGTGGGAAGGCGCTCCTTCCCGGCTTTATCGATATCCATACCCACGGCGGGTTAGGGTATTGCACGATGGACGCGGATCCGGTCCGTCTCCGCGCGATCGCCGAACGCAACGCTCAGCACGGCGTTACCGGGTTCTTACCGACGACGCTCACGGCCCGGTATAAACCGACGGTCGCCGCGATCGAGGCGGCGACGTCGATGATCGGGGAGCGCGGGAAAGGGGCGAAGGTTTTCGGGGTCCATCTCGAAGGCCCGTATTTTAACCTTGCGAAGGCGGGGGCGCAGGATCCGGACAGCATTCGCCGCGCCGACCCGAAGGAGGTCCGCGATTTTATCCGCGCCGGGAAAATCCGGTTGATCGCGATGGCGCCCGAGTATCCGGAGAACCTCGCCGCCGGCGATATTTTCGCGTCCGAAGGAATTACCGTTTCCGCGGGCCATACCGATTCGAATTATGTCCACCTGGTCGAGGCGGCGAAGCACGGTTTTTCCCTCGTGACGCACCTGTTCAACGGCATGAAGGCGTTCAGCCATCGCGAGCCGGGGACGATCGGCGGCGCGCTGACGCTCGACGATTATACGGTGGAGATGATCTGCGACAACGTGCATTCGCATCCGGCGGCGCAGAATTTAGCCTATCGCGCGAAGGGGAGCCGTGGAATTATCCTGATTACGGACTGTATCCGGCCGTCGGGGCTTCCGGACGGGTCGTACCCGTTTACCGACACGGTCAACGTCACGGTCTCTGAAAATGGGACGAATTTACGGCTTCCGGGCGGGAATCTCGCCGGTTCGGCGCTGACGATGGATCGGGCGCTCAGGAATTTCTCCGCCAATACCGGCGCGTCGCTGGACGAGATCTGGCGCTGTTCGAGCCTGAACGCCGCGATTAAAATCGGCGTTTCCGGCGAAACGGGCAGTATCGAAAAAGGCAAGCTTGCCGATCTGGTCCTGATGACCGACGAATTCGACGTCACGCATACGATTATCGACGGGCAGGTCGTCTACGAACGATAA
- a CDS encoding UDP-N-acetyl-D-glucosamine dehydrogenase, with amino-acid sequence MAIIGLGYVGLPLAIVFAEAGFDVTGLEINPEKEASVNRGESYIPDVPSEAVARLVGAGKLRASGDFARLHEIDLVTICVPTPLRNTGDPDLSFIIDAADQIAPYLHPGMAITFESSTYPGTTRELILPRISGGRDWVVGEDFFLIFSPERIDPGRSDYSTKTTPKVIGGMTARCTEIAKLWYGRAIDRIVPVSSPEVAEMAKLHENTFRMVNIAYVNELAQICDRLELDVWEVIDAAATKPFGFMRFTPGPGLGGHCIPVDPHYLSWKMKSMHYNTRFIELASEINTNMPRYTVGLIQDALNRDRKSLNGAKILVMGVAYKANIDDMRESPALDVIHLLIGKGAEVEYYDPYVPSFRLDNRTHFSLDDPSAAMADADCVVILTDHRVFDRARILRDAKLIVDTRNFLGEDGKGNSKVVRL; translated from the coding sequence ATGGCGATCATTGGTCTGGGTTACGTCGGACTTCCGCTGGCGATCGTTTTCGCCGAAGCCGGGTTCGACGTAACCGGGCTGGAAATCAATCCGGAAAAGGAAGCCAGCGTCAATCGCGGCGAAAGCTATATTCCCGACGTCCCGTCGGAAGCGGTTGCGAGGCTCGTCGGCGCGGGAAAGCTTCGCGCGAGCGGAGATTTCGCCCGGCTGCATGAGATTGATCTGGTGACGATCTGCGTTCCGACGCCGCTTCGCAATACCGGCGATCCGGATTTATCGTTTATTATCGATGCCGCCGACCAGATCGCCCCCTACCTGCATCCCGGAATGGCGATTACGTTCGAGTCGTCGACGTACCCGGGAACGACGCGCGAATTGATCCTGCCGAGGATTTCAGGCGGGCGCGACTGGGTCGTCGGCGAAGATTTCTTCCTGATTTTCTCCCCGGAGCGGATCGATCCCGGCCGGAGCGATTATTCGACGAAGACGACGCCAAAGGTGATCGGCGGCATGACGGCGCGCTGCACCGAGATCGCGAAGCTCTGGTACGGGCGGGCGATCGACCGGATCGTTCCGGTTTCGTCGCCGGAGGTCGCCGAAATGGCGAAGCTGCACGAAAACACGTTCCGCATGGTCAATATCGCTTATGTTAACGAGCTGGCGCAGATTTGCGACCGGCTCGAACTGGACGTTTGGGAAGTCATCGACGCGGCGGCGACGAAGCCGTTCGGTTTCATGAGGTTTACGCCCGGCCCGGGGCTGGGCGGGCATTGTATTCCGGTCGATCCGCATTACCTGTCCTGGAAGATGAAGTCGATGCACTATAACACGCGCTTTATCGAGCTGGCGTCGGAGATCAATACCAACATGCCGCGGTATACGGTCGGCCTGATTCAGGACGCGCTGAACCGGGATCGAAAGAGCCTGAACGGCGCGAAAATTCTGGTTATGGGCGTCGCGTATAAGGCGAATATCGACGACATGCGCGAAAGTCCGGCGCTCGACGTAATTCATCTCCTGATCGGAAAGGGGGCGGAGGTCGAATATTACGATCCGTACGTCCCCTCCTTCCGCCTGGATAACCGGACGCATTTTTCGCTCGACGATCCTTCCGCCGCGATGGCGGACGCCGATTGCGTCGTGATCCTGACGGATCATCGCGTCTTCGATCGGGCGCGGATCCTCCGCGACGCGAAGCTTATCGTCGACACGCGTAATTTCCTGGGCGAGGACGGTAAAGGAAATTCGAAGGTTGTTCGCTTATGA
- a CDS encoding nucleotide sugar epimerase translates to MNGKNIFVTGAAGFIGARLSAMLLDRGYNVTGIDNLNDTYDPEMKRYRLSAIEKRANFRFLYGDITDLPLLETYFAANQTDAIINLAGIPGVRRSVENPWIFLDSNMKGNVNLLESARKYSVPKFIQASTSSVYGAEAPYPTPETADTNHPLQPYAVTKKGAEMMAYAYHYLYGIDVTVFRFFTVYGPKGRPDMAIFRFVKWISEGMPLKLNGDGRQTRGFTFVDDIAAGTILGLEPVGYQVFNLGGHESISMNALIARLEALIGKRAVIERGPSERADMAANLADISKARRELGWEPEVNLDEGLKRTVDWYLREREILKHIRV, encoded by the coding sequence ATGAACGGGAAGAATATTTTTGTGACCGGCGCCGCCGGGTTTATCGGTGCGAGACTGAGCGCGATGCTGCTGGATCGAGGGTATAACGTAACCGGGATCGATAACCTGAACGATACGTACGATCCGGAGATGAAGCGGTACCGGTTATCGGCGATCGAAAAACGGGCGAATTTCCGCTTTCTTTATGGGGATATTACCGATTTGCCGCTGCTCGAAACGTATTTCGCCGCGAATCAGACCGACGCGATCATTAATCTCGCCGGGATTCCCGGCGTTCGGCGGAGCGTTGAAAATCCCTGGATTTTCCTCGACTCGAATATGAAGGGGAACGTAAACCTGCTCGAATCGGCGCGGAAGTACTCGGTCCCCAAGTTTATTCAGGCGTCGACGTCGTCGGTATATGGGGCCGAGGCGCCGTATCCGACGCCGGAGACCGCCGACACGAACCATCCGCTTCAGCCTTACGCCGTGACGAAGAAGGGCGCGGAGATGATGGCCTACGCGTATCACTACCTGTATGGGATCGACGTCACCGTGTTCCGATTTTTTACTGTGTACGGTCCGAAGGGACGCCCCGACATGGCGATTTTCCGTTTTGTAAAATGGATTTCGGAGGGAATGCCGCTGAAGCTTAACGGCGACGGACGGCAGACGCGCGGATTTACTTTCGTCGACGATATCGCGGCGGGAACGATTCTGGGGCTGGAACCGGTCGGGTACCAGGTCTTCAACTTAGGCGGTCACGAATCGATATCGATGAATGCGCTGATTGCAAGGCTGGAGGCGCTGATCGGGAAGCGGGCCGTGATCGAGCGGGGACCGTCCGAACGCGCCGACATGGCGGCGAATCTCGCCGATATTTCGAAGGCGCGCCGCGAGCTGGGCTGGGAGCCGGAGGTGAACCTTGACGAGGGCCTGAAACGGACGGTCGACTGGTACCTTCGGGAACGGGAAATCCTGAAGCATATTCGGGTTTAA